A genomic window from Candidatus Liberibacter americanus str. Sao Paulo includes:
- the flaF gene encoding flagellar biosynthesis regulator FlaF, with product MRQYYNEIVQGSSEEARKRELWIINESISLLSNAKECEKNSIEIVKALFYTTRVWTIFVQDLISENNQLPNDLKLNLISIGLWILEECALIRRNKSDNYQGIIDISAQIRDGLK from the coding sequence ATGCGTCAATATTATAATGAAATTGTACAGGGATCATCAGAAGAAGCTAGAAAACGTGAATTATGGATTATAAATGAATCTATTTCTTTGCTATCAAATGCTAAAGAATGTGAAAAAAATAGCATCGAAATAGTTAAAGCATTATTTTATACTACTCGTGTATGGACTATTTTTGTTCAAGATTTAATTTCTGAAAATAATCAGTTGCCCAATGATTTAAAACTAAATTTAATTTCAATTGGTTTATGGATTTTGGAAGAGTGTGCGCTGATTAGACGTAATAAATCAGATAATTATCAAGGGATAATTGATATTAGCGCTCAGATTAGGGATGGGCTAAAGTGA
- the flgD gene encoding flagellar hook assembly protein FlgD, with protein MEINAGMNSINNKSLKSEPGSVLKHDAFLKLLISQMKYQDPTEPMKASEQVAQLAVFSQMEQSVKMNSTLQELLSSNNLAQASSYIGKNIVSPDGDLSGEIATVKVSPKGLTAITIDNTEIPINTGISLSSQKK; from the coding sequence ATGGAAATAAATGCTGGAATGAATTCTATAAATAATAAATCATTAAAATCAGAACCTGGTTCCGTTCTTAAGCATGATGCATTCCTAAAGCTCTTAATATCTCAAATGAAGTATCAAGATCCAACAGAACCTATGAAAGCGAGTGAACAAGTTGCACAATTAGCTGTTTTTTCTCAGATGGAACAATCTGTTAAGATGAATTCTACTCTGCAGGAGTTACTAAGTAGTAATAATCTTGCTCAAGCTAGTAGTTATATTGGAAAAAATATAGTTAGTCCTGATGGAGATTTAAGCGGTGAAATTGCAACTGTTAAAGTATCACCAAAAGGTTTAACAGCTATTACTATTGATAATACAGAGATTCCAATCAATACAGGTATTAGTTTATCCAGTCAAAAAAAATGA
- the fliQ gene encoding flagellar biosynthesis protein FliQ, with protein sequence MNEADILEIARAAMKTILMVSAPALLSAMFFGILVSFLQAITQIQEVTLTFVPKIVAVFIALIISAPFIGSQMSIFFNLILSRIQFSF encoded by the coding sequence ATGAATGAAGCAGATATTTTGGAGATTGCTAGAGCAGCAATGAAGACTATTTTAATGGTAAGTGCTCCTGCATTATTATCTGCAATGTTTTTTGGTATTTTGGTATCATTTTTACAAGCTATTACCCAGATACAAGAAGTGACTCTTACTTTTGTGCCTAAAATTGTAGCTGTTTTTATTGCTCTGATTATTTCTGCACCGTTTATAGGTTCTCAAATGTCCATTTTCTTTAATTTAATTTTGTCGCGGATTCAATTTAGCTTTTGA